One region of Trichoderma breve strain T069 chromosome 7 map unlocalized scaffold00007, whole genome shotgun sequence genomic DNA includes:
- a CDS encoding acetyltransferase (GNAT) family domain-containing protein — translation MPAATPGTFRVEPAREEDMPRCMQLILNAFGPFPNFDIIGGGPDSEETRRLNAERHLRGYKEHLEKYPSVSPGVKCVYTDPATGEEKIVGFAEWFVWDRERTEEEYMVENYILRMEWVEDPAKRKLVLDTMEPEIALRRRIMKGRPFALLCYMCVDPEYRRRGAATMCVRYGMERCAELGIPAYLEASEEGMKTYKTLGWEVYEGHGEELMFPPMIWWPPNEKEEGI, via the coding sequence ATGCCAGCAGCCACGCCAGGAACTTTCCGTGTCGAGCCTGCTCGAGAGGAGGACATGCCGCGGTGTATGCAGCTCATCCTCAATGCTTTTGGGCCGTTTCCTAATTTCGACATTATTGGAGGAGGGCCTGATTCGGAGGAGACAAGGAGGCTGAATGCGGAGCGACACTTGCGCGGTTACAAGGAGCATCTTGAAAAATACCCTTCAGTGTCGCCTGGTGTTAAGTGCGTGTATACTGATCCTGCTACcggagaggaaaagattgTTGGGTTCGCAGAGTGGTTCGTCTGGGATCGCGAGAGGACTGAGGAGGAGTACATGGTGGAAAACTACATTTTGCGCATGGAGTGGGTGGAGGATccggcgaagaggaagcttgTCCTGGATACGATGGAGCCGGAGATTGCTCTACGGAGAAGGATCATGAAGGGAAGGCCGTTTGCGCTGCTGTGCTACATGTGCGTGGATCCGGAGTATAGGAGACGGGGGGCGGCGACGATGTGTGTGCGGTACGGGATGGAGAGGTGTGCGGAGTTGGGGATTCCGGCGTATTTGGAGGCGAGTGAGGAGGGGATGAAGACGTATAAGACGTTGGGGTGGGAGGTGTATGAGGGGCATGGGGAGGAGTTGATGTTTCCGCCGATGATTTGGTGGCCGCCGAatgagaaggaggaggggatTTGA